One genomic window of Gemmatimonadota bacterium includes the following:
- a CDS encoding rhodanese-like domain-containing protein, translated as MAVKQFEPGETKVAMDEAGNSVYLDVRTEMEFAQGHPEGAINIPIAVPGPAGMVPNPDFLTVVQKTLPDKEQPIFCGCQSGMRSQMAADLMARLGYSNLANVQGGFGGKVENGVLVVVGWRDSNLPVETDVNESNSYASIKARAES; from the coding sequence ATGGCAGTTAAACAGTTTGAACCCGGAGAAACAAAAGTCGCGATGGATGAAGCGGGAAATTCGGTATATCTCGATGTGCGCACGGAAATGGAATTTGCCCAGGGGCATCCCGAAGGCGCTATCAATATCCCCATTGCAGTTCCCGGCCCGGCGGGAATGGTACCAAATCCCGATTTTTTGACTGTTGTGCAAAAAACACTGCCCGATAAAGAACAGCCCATTTTTTGTGGCTGTCAGAGCGGGATGCGTTCTCAGATGGCTGCGGATTTGATGGCGCGGTTGGGGTATTCAAATTTGGCCAATGTTCAGGGCGGCTTTGGCGGAAAAGTCGAAAATGGCGTTCTCGTCGTGGTGGGATGGCGCGATTCCAATTTGCCTGTCGAAACCGATGTTAATGAGTCCAATTCTTATGCGAGTATTAAAGCGCGGGCAGAGTCGTAG
- a CDS encoding Gfo/Idh/MocA family oxidoreductase: protein MAKENTLRVAIAGCHRMLLHDLTHHNFAAAFRAIPETEIVGVFDYGAETRAEFVTCWQDVWGDIPTFGNYEHMLKEIKPDVICIATRQTMHADQIEGAAAAGVRGILCDKPLATTLAEMDRIISACADIPLCFGLDRRWSLPYRHLRENMSDLIGTITSLVAYGLPNTINHGCHWYDALLGLLGDPEPLWVSGLIEHGDSDDERRKLDPPARAQIGLDNDVVAYITMDGGKGPSFQITGTKGHLSIFSDATHAHLYRENTYQRLSLPTDEDSWPTGPAMVRDLVQAIETGDRTACDIHHALRATEIGFAIHHSSKQRGVKIALSDVDRFLRVESFPWGNEPNTPG, encoded by the coding sequence ATGGCCAAAGAAAACACACTGAGAGTCGCCATTGCGGGCTGCCACCGCATGCTGCTACACGATTTGACCCATCACAATTTTGCCGCGGCTTTTCGAGCCATTCCGGAAACTGAGATCGTTGGTGTATTCGATTACGGCGCGGAAACGCGAGCGGAATTTGTCACCTGCTGGCAAGACGTTTGGGGCGATATCCCAACCTTTGGTAACTATGAACACATGCTCAAAGAAATTAAACCAGATGTAATCTGCATTGCAACACGCCAGACCATGCACGCCGATCAGATCGAAGGCGCTGCCGCAGCAGGCGTTCGGGGTATTCTCTGCGACAAGCCTCTGGCTACAACCCTTGCGGAAATGGATCGCATTATATCTGCGTGTGCGGACATCCCCCTCTGCTTTGGCCTTGACCGGCGCTGGTCTCTCCCCTATCGCCACCTTCGCGAGAACATGAGCGATCTGATCGGAACCATCACGAGTCTCGTCGCTTATGGACTGCCCAACACCATCAACCACGGTTGTCATTGGTACGACGCCTTGCTGGGGCTACTGGGCGATCCCGAACCCTTATGGGTCAGTGGTCTGATTGAACACGGCGATTCAGACGATGAACGCCGCAAACTCGACCCGCCTGCACGTGCCCAAATTGGTCTGGATAACGATGTAGTCGCCTATATCACAATGGATGGCGGCAAAGGCCCCAGTTTTCAAATCACTGGAACAAAAGGTCATTTATCCATCTTCTCTGACGCAACGCATGCCCATCTCTATCGAGAAAATACTTACCAACGCCTCAGCCTTCCCACAGACGAAGACTCATGGCCGACGGGACCTGCAATGGTGCGCGATCTCGTGCAAGCTATCGAAACGGGTGATCGCACGGCCTGTGACATCCATCATGCGCTCAGAGCCACAGAGATCGGATTTGCCATCCACCACTCCTCAAAGCAAAGGGGCGTGAAAATCGCCCTGTCAGATGTGGACCGATTTCTACGAGTGGAATCATTCCCCTGGGGAAATGAACCAAATACACCTGGATAA
- a CDS encoding sulfatase yields MSDPMNIVVIVADTFRTSFLGAYGNDWIHTPNLDQFAQEGVRFTNAHPECLPTIPTRRTLHTGCRAFPFKDYTPVPWDNVYIAGWQPMSGDEGTIAEALVQAGYHTGFFADVPHYFVPGMNFTRGFRQWEFIRGQAEDRYRAIAAADPALIECYKLRKGQAENLIRAHLVNVQPQRPEETWPAARTFRAAIEFLEQNASNTPFYLYVDSFTPHETWEAPLHYYDLYGSRENRVPICLNVPYGPLNANPDYEDRLTSIRANYAGLVTMVDTWFGRLVDTIDRVGLRDNTMVIFLSDHGTNFADNTEGIIGKPADYMYPGTMCIPMILRHPQNKGAGSISDDFVYTLDIPATVLDISGVSPIGEIDGQSLLPIVESSGTFSERDYLTCRYGNSVWYKDQTTWFFSQADFSGPRVFDLASDPDCTQNIAERSADRIARAKHRILEDASGEIPIYQRQNSTDALGRPEFTV; encoded by the coding sequence ATGTCAGACCCTATGAACATTGTCGTCATCGTAGCCGATACATTTCGCACATCATTCCTGGGTGCTTATGGAAACGACTGGATCCACACGCCAAATCTCGACCAATTTGCCCAAGAAGGCGTGCGCTTCACCAATGCCCATCCCGAGTGTCTGCCCACCATCCCGACGCGGCGAACCCTTCACACCGGGTGCCGAGCCTTCCCCTTCAAAGACTATACCCCCGTTCCCTGGGACAATGTCTATATCGCCGGATGGCAGCCCATGTCGGGTGATGAAGGTACAATCGCCGAAGCCCTCGTGCAGGCTGGTTATCACACCGGATTCTTTGCCGATGTCCCCCATTACTTTGTCCCTGGAATGAATTTTACGCGGGGCTTTCGCCAATGGGAATTCATTCGCGGCCAGGCAGAGGACCGCTATCGCGCCATAGCCGCAGCAGACCCGGCATTGATCGAATGTTACAAGCTCAGAAAAGGACAAGCCGAGAACCTGATCCGCGCCCATCTGGTCAATGTGCAACCCCAGCGTCCCGAAGAGACATGGCCTGCAGCGAGGACGTTTCGCGCTGCCATTGAGTTCCTCGAGCAAAACGCTTCAAACACGCCCTTTTACCTCTACGTCGATAGCTTCACCCCCCACGAAACCTGGGAAGCCCCGCTCCATTACTACGACCTGTATGGTAGCCGCGAAAATAGAGTACCCATCTGTCTCAATGTACCTTATGGTCCCTTGAACGCCAATCCCGACTACGAAGATCGGCTCACTTCTATTCGCGCCAATTATGCCGGACTCGTTACAATGGTGGATACCTGGTTTGGACGATTGGTCGATACAATCGACAGAGTGGGCTTGCGGGACAATACCATGGTCATTTTTCTCAGCGACCACGGCACAAATTTCGCCGACAATACCGAAGGCATAATCGGCAAACCCGCAGACTACATGTATCCGGGCACCATGTGCATTCCGATGATCTTGCGACACCCACAAAACAAAGGTGCCGGAAGCATATCCGACGACTTTGTCTATACCCTCGATATACCCGCAACAGTGCTCGACATTTCCGGCGTCTCACCGATTGGAGAAATCGACGGACAGAGCTTACTACCCATCGTTGAATCCTCGGGAACCTTCAGTGAGCGAGACTATCTAACATGCCGCTACGGCAATTCCGTCTGGTACAAAGACCAGACCACATGGTTCTTTTCTCAGGCGGACTTTTCTGGGCCTCGCGTCTTCGACCTGGCATCAGACCCGGACTGCACCCAGAACATTGCCGAAAGATCCGCAGATAGAATCGCACGGGCAAAACACCGTATTCTCGAAGATGCCAGCGGCGAAATTCCCATCTACCAACGCCAAAACTCCACCGATGCACTGGGACGCCCGGAATTTACTGTATGA